In Candidatus Eisenbacteria bacterium, the following proteins share a genomic window:
- a CDS encoding cobalamin-binding protein: MRAVSLLPAATEIVAALGCLDALAAVSHECDWPAEVQAKPRITRCEIHGNRLPSGEIDRWVRETLRATGTLYTMDEALLRRIAPDVILTQRLCDVCAVGYGSVVALAATLPGPPRVVSLEPQRLADVFQDIRNVGGALGVPERAASIVTALEGRLAAVRRKSGSLPRRRCVLLEWIDPPFRTGHWGPEVVEIAGGTDPIGVAGEDAAKVPWAAVRDARPEAIVLACCGFDIPRTLADVEILRGYDGWSDLPAVRGGEVWAVDGSAYFSRPGPRLVDSAELLAQCLHPGTFGVPPPERAARVTSAT; this comes from the coding sequence ATGCGCGCGGTGTCGCTCCTGCCCGCCGCGACCGAGATCGTCGCGGCGCTCGGCTGCCTCGACGCGCTCGCGGCCGTGAGCCACGAGTGCGACTGGCCGGCCGAAGTGCAGGCGAAGCCGCGCATCACCCGCTGCGAGATCCACGGCAACCGGCTGCCGAGCGGCGAGATCGACCGTTGGGTGCGCGAGACGCTGCGAGCGACCGGCACGCTCTACACGATGGACGAGGCGCTGCTGCGCCGGATCGCGCCCGACGTCATCCTCACGCAGCGTCTGTGCGACGTGTGCGCCGTCGGCTACGGGAGCGTGGTCGCCCTCGCGGCGACGCTGCCGGGGCCGCCGCGCGTCGTGAGCCTCGAGCCGCAGCGGCTCGCCGACGTCTTCCAGGACATCCGCAACGTCGGCGGCGCCCTCGGCGTTCCGGAGCGTGCAGCGAGCATCGTGACGGCGCTCGAAGGCCGCCTCGCGGCCGTGCGGCGCAAGAGCGGATCGCTGCCGCGGCGGCGCTGCGTGCTGCTCGAGTGGATCGACCCGCCGTTTCGCACCGGCCATTGGGGGCCCGAGGTCGTCGAGATCGCGGGCGGCACGGATCCCATCGGCGTCGCCGGGGAGGACGCCGCCAAGGTCCCGTGGGCGGCGGTCCGCGATGCGCGGCCCGAGGCGATCGTGCTCGCGTGCTGCGGCTTCGACATCCCGCGCACGCTGGCGGACGTGGAGATCCTGCGCGGCTACGACGGCTGGAGCGATCTCCCGGCCGTGCGCGGCGGCGAGGTGTGGGCGGTCGACGGATCGGCGTACTTCAGCCGGCCGGGGCCGCGTCTCGTCGACAGCGCCGAGCTGCTCGCGCAGTGCCTGCACCCGGGGACGTTCGGTGTGCCGCCTCCGGAGCGGGCCGCGCGCGTCACGTCGGCTACCTGA